In Phreatobacter aquaticus, a single genomic region encodes these proteins:
- the sfsA gene encoding DNA/RNA nuclease SfsA has protein sequence MRFPTPLIPGRLIRRYKRFLADVRLDTGEELTAHCANPGAMTGLNVPGARVWLSKSDKPGRKLSHSWELAEIDFGQGLETVGINTAHPNALVAEAIGAGTIVELDGYLSLAREVAYGRASRVDMVLSAADRPPCYVEVKNVHLMRQPQLAEFPDSVTTRGAKHLEELGDQVEAGARAVMVFLIQYGGAERFCLARDIDPAYGRAFDRARTRGVEMLAYRCRLTPEEIVVERAVPIME, from the coding sequence ATGCGCTTCCCCACCCCCCTCATCCCCGGCCGCCTGATCCGCCGTTACAAGCGCTTCCTCGCCGATGTCCGGCTCGACACCGGCGAGGAGCTGACCGCCCATTGCGCCAATCCCGGCGCGATGACGGGTCTGAACGTGCCTGGCGCGCGGGTCTGGTTGTCGAAATCCGACAAGCCCGGCCGCAAGCTCAGCCACAGCTGGGAGCTCGCCGAGATCGATTTCGGGCAGGGCCTCGAGACGGTCGGCATCAACACGGCCCACCCCAATGCGCTGGTGGCCGAGGCGATCGGCGCCGGAACCATCGTAGAACTGGACGGATATCTCTCTCTGGCCCGCGAGGTGGCCTATGGCCGGGCGAGCCGCGTCGACATGGTGCTGTCCGCTGCAGACCGGCCGCCCTGCTATGTCGAGGTGAAGAACGTCCACCTGATGCGCCAGCCGCAGCTCGCCGAATTCCCGGATTCGGTCACCACGCGCGGCGCGAAGCATCTGGAAGAGCTTGGAGACCAGGTGGAGGCAGGCGCCCGCGCCGTCATGGTGTTCCTCATCCAGTATGGCGGTGCCGAGCGCTTCTGCCTCGCCCGCGACATCGACCCTGCCTATGGCCGCGCTTTTGACCGGGCCCGCACCCGAGGCGTCGAGATGCTCGCCTATCGCTGCCGCCTGACGCCGGAAGAGATCGTGGTCGAGCGGGCCGTGCCGATTATGGAATGA
- the denD gene encoding D-erythronate dehydrogenase has translation MHILIIGAAGMVGRKLTEKLVKDGHLGGKPVDALSLCDVVKPDAPKGFTGKLTTWAVDISAPCTAGPMVAGRPDVIFHLAAIVSGEAEVDFDKGYRINLDGTRQIYEAIRQEGAKAPYHPRLVFTSSIAVYGAPFHEFIEDEFFHTPLTSYGTQKSIGELLLTDYSRKGFFDGVGIRLPTICVRPGKPNKAASGFFSNIIREPLVGLEAVLPVGDDVVHTHASPRSAVGFLIHAATMDTAQLGWRRNLSMPGVVATVGEQLEALRKIGGDKALKLVRREPDELIIRIVSGWSQRFNAKRAAELGFTAETSFEEIVRAHVDDELGGKVA, from the coding sequence ATGCACATTCTGATCATCGGGGCCGCCGGAATGGTTGGCCGCAAGCTCACCGAGAAGCTGGTCAAGGACGGCCATCTCGGCGGCAAGCCGGTCGATGCCCTGTCGCTCTGCGACGTGGTCAAACCCGATGCGCCCAAGGGCTTCACCGGCAAGCTGACCACGTGGGCGGTGGATATTTCGGCGCCCTGCACCGCCGGCCCGATGGTCGCCGGCCGTCCCGACGTGATCTTCCACCTCGCCGCCATCGTCTCGGGCGAGGCCGAGGTCGATTTCGACAAGGGCTACCGGATCAACCTCGACGGCACCCGCCAGATCTACGAGGCGATCCGCCAGGAGGGCGCCAAGGCCCCCTACCATCCGCGCCTCGTCTTCACCTCGTCGATCGCCGTCTATGGCGCACCGTTCCATGAATTCATCGAGGACGAGTTCTTCCACACGCCGCTGACCAGCTATGGCACCCAGAAATCCATCGGCGAGCTGCTGCTGACCGACTATTCGCGGAAAGGCTTCTTCGACGGCGTCGGCATCCGTCTGCCGACCATCTGCGTGCGTCCGGGCAAGCCCAACAAGGCGGCCTCCGGCTTCTTCTCCAACATCATCCGCGAACCGCTGGTGGGCCTGGAAGCCGTGCTGCCGGTCGGCGACGACGTGGTACACACCCATGCAAGCCCGCGCTCGGCGGTCGGCTTCCTCATCCATGCCGCGACCATGGACACCGCCCAGCTCGGCTGGCGCCGCAACCTCTCGATGCCCGGCGTGGTGGCGACTGTCGGCGAACAGCTGGAAGCACTGCGCAAGATCGGTGGCGACAAGGCGCTGAAGCTGGTCCGCCGCGAGCCGGACGAGCTGATCATCCGCATCGTCTCGGGCTGGTCGCAGCGGTTCAACGCCAAGCGTGCGGCCGAGCTCGGCTTCACGGCCGAGACGAGCTTCGAGGAGATCGTCCGCGCCCATGTCGACGATGAGCTCGGCGGCAAGGTGGCGTAA
- a CDS encoding M20 aminoacylase family protein, with protein sequence MPIVNRISALHDEVTAWRRDFHEYPELQFDVHRTAGIVAEKLKEFGCDEVVTGIGRTGVVGIIRGKSNNSGKVIGLRADMDALPLTEITGLPHASKVPGKMHACGHDGHTAMLLGAAKYLAETRNFDGTAIIIFQPAEEGENGAQAMVEDGLMERFGVQEVYGMHNAPGLPVGQFALRPGPLLAAVDNFRIEVEGKGGHAAKPHLSVDTILVTAHIVTALQSIVSRNIDPLKNAVVTVGAFNAGFTNNVIPQTAELRGTVRTLDAEVRDYVEQRLKAVAEGTAALFGAKATVHYERVVAVTVNDPAHTPYAADAAASVVGDTAVNRESVPVMGGEDFSYMLQARPGAFIFIGQGNTASVHHPAYDFNDEIIPLGMSYWAKLVESRLAA encoded by the coding sequence ATGCCGATCGTCAACCGCATCTCCGCCCTGCACGATGAAGTCACCGCCTGGCGCCGCGACTTCCACGAATATCCCGAGCTGCAGTTCGACGTGCACCGCACCGCCGGCATCGTCGCCGAGAAGCTGAAGGAGTTCGGCTGCGACGAGGTCGTCACCGGCATCGGCCGCACCGGTGTGGTCGGCATCATCCGCGGCAAGTCGAACAATTCGGGCAAGGTGATCGGGCTTCGCGCCGACATGGACGCTCTGCCGCTGACCGAGATCACCGGCCTGCCCCATGCCTCCAAGGTGCCCGGCAAGATGCACGCCTGCGGCCATGACGGCCACACCGCCATGCTGCTGGGTGCGGCCAAATATCTCGCCGAGACCCGCAATTTCGATGGCACGGCGATCATCATCTTCCAGCCGGCCGAAGAGGGCGAGAACGGCGCCCAGGCCATGGTCGAGGACGGACTGATGGAGCGCTTCGGCGTCCAGGAGGTCTATGGCATGCACAATGCGCCGGGACTGCCGGTTGGCCAGTTCGCGCTGCGCCCCGGCCCGCTTCTGGCGGCGGTCGACAATTTCCGCATCGAAGTGGAAGGCAAGGGCGGCCACGCCGCCAAGCCCCATCTCTCCGTCGATACGATCCTGGTCACCGCCCATATCGTCACGGCGCTCCAATCGATCGTCTCGCGCAATATCGACCCTTTGAAGAACGCGGTCGTCACGGTCGGCGCCTTCAATGCCGGCTTCACCAACAACGTCATCCCGCAGACCGCGGAGCTGCGCGGCACGGTGCGCACCCTCGATGCCGAGGTCCGCGACTATGTCGAGCAGCGGCTGAAGGCGGTGGCCGAGGGGACTGCGGCGCTGTTCGGCGCCAAGGCGACTGTGCACTACGAGCGCGTGGTGGCTGTCACCGTCAACGATCCCGCCCACACGCCCTATGCCGCCGATGCGGCCGCGTCGGTGGTCGGCGACACCGCCGTCAACCGCGAGTCGGTGCCGGTCATGGGCGGCGAGGACTTCTCCTATATGCTGCAGGCCCGCCCCGGCGCCTTCATCTTCATCGGCCAGGGCAACACGGCGAGCGTCCACCACCCGGCTTACGACTTCAACGACGAGATCATCCCGCTCGGCATGAGCTATTGGGCGAAGCTCGTCGAAAGCCGCCTGGCGGCGTAG
- a CDS encoding GMC family oxidoreductase, with protein MARQLGGEWDYIVCGAGTAGCLLANRLSANPRNRVLLLEAGTKDDWIWFHIPVGYLFAIGNPRSDWMFKTEPEAGLNGRALAYPRGKVMGGSSAINAMIVMRGQAADYDHWRQLGLAGWGWDDVRPLFRKLEDHFLGDSEHHGKGGEWRVEAPRVRWDLLDKVRQAAGEMGIPAIDDFNTGDNEGAAYFHVNQKKGLRWSSARGFLKSIIDERDNLEVLSGVTVNKLVVEAGRVTGVQFANHGEQVIARAAGEVVLAAGSLGSVAIMERSGIGRGEVLGQHGIPVVLDKPGVGENLQDHLQIRSIYKVHGVKTLNETYHNLFKRGLMGLEYALRRTGPLTMAPSQLGIFTKSDPHQVRANIQFHIQPLSLDRFGEPLHRYPAVTVAPCNLRPTSRGSIHIRSAEPDDKPIIAPNYLSTDEDRQVAADSLRVARTLMRQQALAAYRPEEVLPGPAIGDDEASLARAAGDIGTTIFHPVGTARMGLRSDPNAVVDERLRVIGIDGLRVVDASVMPTITSGNTNTPTLMIAENGARMILEDARAAAKA; from the coding sequence ATGGCGCGACAGCTCGGCGGCGAGTGGGACTATATCGTGTGCGGCGCGGGCACCGCCGGCTGCCTGCTGGCCAACCGTCTCTCGGCCAACCCAAGGAACCGCGTGCTGCTGCTGGAGGCGGGCACCAAGGACGACTGGATCTGGTTCCACATTCCGGTCGGCTATCTCTTCGCCATCGGCAATCCGCGCTCCGACTGGATGTTCAAGACCGAGCCGGAGGCGGGCCTCAACGGCCGTGCGCTCGCCTATCCGCGCGGCAAGGTGATGGGCGGCTCCTCGGCGATCAATGCGATGATCGTGATGCGCGGCCAGGCCGCCGATTATGACCATTGGCGCCAGCTGGGACTTGCCGGCTGGGGCTGGGACGATGTGCGTCCGCTGTTTCGCAAGCTGGAGGACCATTTCCTCGGCGACAGCGAGCATCACGGCAAGGGCGGCGAATGGCGGGTGGAAGCACCACGCGTGCGCTGGGACCTGCTCGACAAGGTGCGCCAGGCCGCCGGCGAGATGGGCATTCCGGCGATCGACGATTTCAACACCGGTGACAACGAGGGCGCCGCCTATTTCCACGTCAATCAGAAGAAGGGCCTGCGCTGGTCATCTGCGCGCGGCTTCCTCAAGTCGATCATCGACGAGCGCGACAATCTCGAGGTGCTCTCCGGTGTCACGGTCAACAAGCTGGTCGTCGAGGCCGGCCGTGTCACCGGCGTCCAGTTCGCCAATCACGGCGAACAGGTGATCGCGCGGGCTGCCGGCGAGGTCGTTCTGGCGGCTGGCTCGCTCGGCTCGGTCGCCATCATGGAGCGCTCCGGCATCGGCCGCGGCGAGGTGCTTGGCCAGCACGGCATTCCGGTGGTGCTCGACAAGCCGGGCGTCGGCGAGAACCTGCAGGACCATCTGCAGATTCGCTCGATCTACAAGGTCCATGGCGTCAAGACGCTGAACGAGACTTACCACAATCTGTTCAAGCGGGGCCTGATGGGCCTCGAATATGCGCTGAGGCGCACTGGCCCGCTGACCATGGCGCCGAGCCAGCTCGGCATCTTCACCAAGTCCGACCCGCACCAGGTGCGGGCCAATATCCAGTTCCATATCCAGCCGCTGTCGCTCGACCGGTTCGGCGAGCCGCTGCACCGCTATCCCGCGGTGACGGTGGCGCCCTGCAATCTCAGGCCCACCTCACGCGGGTCGATCCATATCCGCTCGGCCGAGCCGGACGACAAGCCGATCATCGCGCCGAACTATCTCTCCACCGACGAGGATCGCCAGGTGGCGGCGGATTCGCTCCGGGTCGCCCGCACCCTGATGCGCCAGCAGGCGCTTGCCGCCTATCGTCCGGAGGAGGTGCTGCCTGGTCCCGCGATTGGCGACGACGAGGCAAGCCTTGCCCGCGCCGCCGGCGATATCGGCACGACGATCTTCCATCCGGTCGGCACCGCCAGGATGGGGCTGCGCTCCGATCCGAACGCCGTAGTCGATGAGCGGCTGCGGGTCATCGGCATCGATGGCTTGAGGGTGGTCGATGCCTCGGTCATGCCGACCATCACGTCGGGCAATACCAACACGCCGACGCTGATGATCGCCGAGAACGGCGCGCGGATGATCCTGGAGGACGCGCGCGCCGCGGCGAAAGCCTAG
- a CDS encoding M20 aminoacylase family protein: MPIINRVADLADEITAWRRDFHENPELLFDVHRTAGIVAEKLKEFGCDEVTTGIGQTGVVAVIKGRKSGSGKVIGLRADMDALPIEEATGLAYASKVPGKMHACGHDGHTAMLLGAAKYLAETRNFDGTAIIIFQPAEEGGGGGDAMVKDGLMERWGIQEVYGMHNMPGIPVGQFAVRTGPAMAAADRFVIDLEGKGGHGAMPHLAIDPVPVAFSIGQALQTIVSRNVDPVECAVISITAIHAGEAFNVIPQTLRMIGTVRTFKPEVQDLVEARMKQTVEGIAAAMNCTGTCDYLRGYPVTFNHEKQTEFAAGVAKAIVGADKVDTDTPPLMGAEDFSYMLNARPGCYIFVGNGDTASCHHPAYNFDDKAIPAGTSYWAKLVETAMPA; the protein is encoded by the coding sequence ATGCCTATCATCAACCGCGTTGCCGACCTCGCCGACGAGATCACTGCCTGGCGCCGTGACTTCCACGAGAATCCGGAACTGCTGTTCGACGTCCACCGCACCGCCGGCATCGTCGCCGAGAAGCTGAAGGAATTCGGCTGCGACGAAGTCACCACCGGCATCGGCCAGACCGGCGTCGTCGCGGTGATCAAGGGCCGCAAGTCAGGCTCGGGCAAGGTGATCGGGCTGCGCGCCGACATGGACGCGCTGCCGATCGAGGAGGCGACCGGCCTCGCCTATGCCTCCAAGGTGCCCGGCAAGATGCACGCCTGCGGCCATGACGGTCATACCGCCATGCTGCTCGGCGCCGCCAAATATCTCGCCGAGACCCGTAATTTCGACGGCACCGCGATCATCATCTTCCAGCCGGCCGAAGAGGGCGGCGGCGGTGGCGATGCCATGGTCAAGGACGGTCTGATGGAGCGCTGGGGCATCCAGGAGGTCTATGGCATGCACAATATGCCGGGCATTCCGGTCGGCCAGTTCGCGGTCCGCACCGGCCCCGCCATGGCGGCCGCCGACCGCTTCGTCATCGACCTCGAGGGCAAGGGCGGCCACGGCGCCATGCCGCACCTGGCGATCGATCCCGTGCCGGTCGCCTTCTCCATCGGCCAGGCGCTGCAGACCATCGTCTCGCGCAATGTCGATCCGGTGGAATGCGCGGTCATCTCGATCACCGCGATCCATGCGGGCGAAGCCTTCAACGTCATCCCGCAGACGCTGCGCATGATCGGCACGGTGCGCACCTTCAAGCCTGAAGTGCAGGATCTCGTCGAGGCCCGCATGAAGCAGACGGTGGAGGGCATCGCCGCCGCCATGAACTGCACCGGCACCTGCGACTATCTGCGCGGTTATCCCGTGACCTTCAACCACGAGAAGCAGACCGAGTTCGCCGCCGGCGTCGCCAAGGCGATCGTCGGCGCCGACAAGGTGGACACCGACACGCCGCCGCTGATGGGCGCGGAGGACTTCTCCTACATGCTGAATGCCCGGCCCGGCTGCTACATCTTCGTCGGCAATGGCGACACCGCGAGCTGCCACCACCCGGCCTATAATTTCGACGACAAGGCGATCCCCGCCGGCACCAGCTACTGGGCCAAGCTCGTCGAAACCGCGATGCCGGCGTGA
- a CDS encoding phosphoenolpyruvate carboxykinase, which produces MQQTGTWNKAHGAEAFGFSGLKAVHWNYLEPKLVEEAIARGEAKLSAGGCVVAETGQHTGRSPKDKFVVRDATTKDTVWWDNNGAIEPAAFELLMADMLEHAKGRELFVQDLHGGADPATRIKTRVFTEYAWHNLFIRNLLIRPDASDLASFVPDMTIVDLPSFKADPKKYGVRTETVIACDFTRKIVLIGGTSYAGEMKKSVFTMLNFLLPPQHVMPMHCSANVSSNGEVAVFFGLSGTGKTTLSADATRTLIGDDEHGWGKDGVFNFEGGCYAKAIKLSREAEPEIYATSERFGSVMENVVIDPVTRVPDFDDGSKTENTRIAYPLHFIPNASETGRAGHPKNIVMLTADAFGVMPPIAKLTPAEAMYHFLSGFTAKVAGTEKGVTEPQPTFSTCFGAPFMPRHPSEYGNLLRELIAKHHVDCWLVNTGWTGGKHGVGRRMPISITRLLLRSALDGSLNRADFRRDPYFGFAVPTSVPGVPPHMLYPSKTWRDKAEFDTTARKLVEMFQENFTKFEPYVDSDVKAAAPAVRLAAE; this is translated from the coding sequence ATGCAGCAGACGGGCACCTGGAACAAAGCGCATGGGGCCGAGGCCTTCGGATTTTCCGGCCTGAAGGCGGTCCACTGGAACTATCTCGAGCCGAAGCTCGTCGAAGAGGCGATTGCCCGCGGCGAGGCCAAGCTCTCGGCCGGCGGCTGCGTCGTTGCCGAGACCGGCCAGCACACCGGCCGTTCGCCGAAGGACAAGTTCGTCGTCCGCGACGCCACCACCAAGGACACGGTGTGGTGGGACAACAATGGCGCCATCGAGCCCGCGGCCTTCGAGCTGCTCATGGCCGACATGCTGGAGCACGCCAAGGGTCGCGAGCTCTTCGTGCAGGATCTCCACGGCGGCGCTGACCCGGCGACACGGATCAAGACCCGCGTCTTCACCGAATATGCCTGGCACAACCTGTTCATCCGCAACCTGCTGATCCGCCCGGATGCGAGCGACCTTGCCTCCTTCGTGCCGGACATGACGATCGTCGATCTGCCGTCGTTCAAGGCAGACCCGAAGAAATATGGCGTTCGCACCGAGACGGTGATCGCCTGTGACTTCACCCGCAAGATCGTGCTGATCGGCGGCACCTCCTATGCCGGCGAGATGAAGAAGTCGGTCTTCACCATGCTGAACTTCCTGCTGCCGCCGCAGCACGTCATGCCGATGCATTGCTCGGCCAACGTGTCGTCGAACGGCGAAGTGGCGGTGTTCTTCGGCCTGTCCGGCACCGGCAAGACGACGCTCTCGGCCGACGCCACCCGCACCCTCATCGGCGACGACGAGCATGGCTGGGGCAAGGACGGCGTGTTCAACTTCGAGGGCGGCTGCTACGCCAAGGCGATCAAGCTGTCGCGCGAGGCGGAGCCCGAGATTTACGCGACCTCCGAGCGCTTCGGCTCGGTGATGGAGAACGTGGTCATCGATCCCGTCACCCGCGTGCCGGATTTCGACGACGGCTCGAAGACCGAGAACACCCGCATCGCCTACCCGCTGCACTTCATCCCGAATGCCTCCGAGACCGGCCGCGCCGGCCATCCGAAGAACATCGTGATGCTGACGGCCGATGCCTTCGGCGTCATGCCGCCGATCGCCAAGCTGACGCCCGCGGAAGCCATGTACCACTTCCTCTCGGGATTCACGGCCAAGGTCGCCGGCACCGAGAAGGGCGTCACCGAGCCGCAGCCGACATTCTCGACCTGCTTTGGCGCGCCGTTCATGCCGCGCCACCCGTCCGAATACGGCAACCTGCTGCGCGAACTGATCGCCAAGCACCATGTCGATTGCTGGCTGGTGAACACCGGCTGGACCGGCGGCAAGCACGGCGTCGGCCGCCGCATGCCGATCTCGATCACCCGCCTGCTGCTGCGCTCGGCGCTGGATGGTTCGCTGAACCGGGCCGACTTCCGCCGCGACCCCTATTTCGGCTTTGCGGTGCCGACCTCGGTGCCCGGCGTGCCGCCGCACATGCTCTATCCGAGCAAAACCTGGCGCGACAAAGCCGAGTTCGACACCACGGCTCGCAAGCTCGTCGAGATGTTCCAGGAGAACTTCACCAAGTTCGAGCCCTATGTGGATTCGGACGTGAAGGCTGCCGCACCGGCCGTGCGCCTGGCCGCTGAATAA
- a CDS encoding tetratricopeptide repeat protein, whose product MSRSLSRLTCLAVALATGLGAAGCTLTGRSGGDVTGSISQPITQAQARSEIDQLAARYRSSPTDMANAVRYGRALRATGQSAQAVAVLERVAIGTQRSPVVLGEYGRALADVGRYDQALQVLSGAHRPDQPDWRIVNVQGSIYDQMGRHDEAQKAYEDALRMSPGQPTVLANLGLSYALSRKLPQAEQVLRQAAAHPQADARMRQNLALVVGLQGRFQEAEEIARRDLPPAEAEQNVAAMRAMISQPNTWRQMGQGQRRPAAQQTQQTPPAAPRG is encoded by the coding sequence ATGTCGCGTTCCCTTTCCCGTCTGACCTGCCTTGCCGTGGCGCTTGCCACAGGCCTCGGCGCAGCCGGGTGCACGCTCACCGGCCGCTCCGGCGGCGATGTCACCGGTTCGATCAGCCAGCCCATCACACAGGCGCAGGCCCGCAGCGAGATCGACCAACTGGCCGCGCGCTACCGCTCCTCGCCGACCGACATGGCCAATGCGGTGCGCTATGGCCGCGCGCTGCGCGCGACCGGCCAGTCGGCCCAGGCTGTCGCAGTGCTCGAGCGGGTCGCCATCGGCACACAGCGTTCGCCCGTCGTGCTCGGCGAATATGGCCGGGCGCTGGCTGATGTCGGTCGCTATGATCAGGCGCTGCAGGTCCTGTCCGGCGCCCACCGTCCCGACCAGCCGGATTGGCGCATCGTCAATGTCCAGGGTTCGATCTACGACCAGATGGGCCGTCACGACGAGGCGCAGAAGGCCTATGAGGACGCGCTGAGAATGTCGCCGGGACAGCCGACCGTACTGGCCAATCTCGGTCTTTCCTATGCGCTGTCACGCAAGCTGCCGCAAGCCGAGCAGGTGCTGCGTCAGGCAGCCGCCCATCCGCAAGCCGATGCCCGCATGCGTCAGAATCTGGCGCTTGTGGTAGGTTTGCAGGGGCGCTTCCAGGAGGCGGAAGAGATCGCCCGCCGCGATCTGCCGCCCGCCGAGGCCGAGCAGAACGTCGCCGCGATGCGCGCCATGATCAGCCAGCCGAACACCTGGCGCCAGATGGGCCAGGGGCAGCGCCGTCCTGCCGCGCAGCAGACCCAGCAGACACCTCCCGCCGCGCCTCGGGGTTGA
- a CDS encoding Gfo/Idh/MocA family protein, producing the protein MAAAKDARPAIGIIGAGIMGERMLGAILEPASGIVRAAGIWDPAPAALARIGSTAPGVPLLASAAEVIAASDCVYIASPPASHLGHARAALAAGKTVFCEKPLAVDYDDARAFVAEAGKRGAVNFPFASSLGVATLAKWIEDGLVGPLKSISIEVAFATWPRSWQVDAAAWLDAPAQGGFTREVVSHFLFLSRRLVGPLHDLESSASFPEPGKSERRIEARLMAAGVPIALTGSIGTTAKDDHNVWTLEGANGAVRLCDWSIAERRMPDGTWQPDPNAMPNPQARPLVLKRQLEGVAKLVRGEPHHLATLPEALDVQAMVEAILVSGTRA; encoded by the coding sequence ATGGCAGCAGCAAAGGACGCACGCCCGGCCATCGGCATCATCGGTGCGGGGATCATGGGTGAGCGCATGCTCGGCGCGATCCTCGAGCCGGCGAGCGGCATTGTCCGCGCAGCGGGCATCTGGGATCCGGCGCCGGCGGCGCTGGCCCGCATCGGCTCGACCGCTCCCGGCGTGCCGCTGCTTGCCAGTGCGGCAGAGGTGATCGCAGCGAGCGACTGCGTTTACATCGCCTCGCCGCCGGCCTCCCATCTCGGCCATGCCCGGGCGGCTCTGGCGGCGGGCAAGACCGTGTTCTGCGAGAAGCCGCTGGCCGTCGACTATGACGATGCCCGCGCCTTCGTCGCGGAAGCCGGCAAGCGCGGGGCGGTCAACTTCCCCTTCGCGTCCTCACTCGGCGTCGCGACGCTTGCAAAGTGGATCGAGGATGGCCTGGTCGGGCCGTTGAAGAGCATCAGCATCGAGGTTGCCTTCGCCACCTGGCCGCGCTCCTGGCAGGTGGACGCTGCGGCCTGGCTTGATGCGCCGGCGCAGGGCGGGTTCACCCGCGAGGTCGTCTCGCATTTCCTGTTCCTGTCACGCCGGCTTGTGGGACCCCTGCACGACCTGGAATCGAGCGCCTCCTTCCCCGAACCGGGTAAGTCCGAACGGCGGATCGAGGCCCGGCTGATGGCAGCGGGCGTGCCCATCGCCCTCACCGGCAGTATCGGCACAACGGCCAAGGACGACCACAATGTCTGGACGCTCGAAGGCGCCAATGGCGCGGTCCGGCTCTGCGACTGGTCGATCGCCGAACGCCGGATGCCCGACGGCACCTGGCAACCGGACCCGAACGCCATGCCCAACCCGCAGGCACGGCCGCTCGTGCTGAAGCGCCAGCTCGAAGGCGTGGCGAAGCTGGTCCGCGGCGAGCCGCATCATCTGGCGACGCTTCCCGAGGCCCTCGACGTGCAGGCGATGGTCGAGGCGATCCTCGTCTCGGGAACGCGGGCCTAG
- a CDS encoding lysine-2,3-aminomutase-like protein, whose protein sequence is MTTSDRTLRSPDDLIAAGLLAPDRLVEAQEVARRYAVAVTPVIAALIERTDPADPIQAQFVPDARELESRPEERADPIGDKAFMPVKGLVHRYPDRVLLKVVHVCPVYCRFCFRREMVGPDGDGSLSGPEIAEALAYVAARPEIFEVILTGGDPFMLSARRVRDLTQAIAAIGHVKVIRWHTRVPVVDPGRVTPEFARALRAPAGKAVYVAVHANHAREFSADATVALARLADAGIALVSQSVLLKGINDDAGTLADLMRAFLANRVKPYYLHHADLAPGTSHFRTTIAEGQALMRALRGRLSGLAQPTYVLDIPGGEGKVPVGPAYAGEGEVSDYRGGTHRYPPD, encoded by the coding sequence ATGACAACCTCCGACCGCACCCTGCGTTCGCCGGATGACCTCATTGCGGCGGGACTGCTCGCGCCCGACCGGCTGGTCGAGGCGCAAGAGGTTGCCCGCCGCTACGCGGTCGCGGTGACGCCGGTGATCGCCGCGTTGATCGAACGCACCGATCCGGCCGATCCGATCCAAGCACAATTCGTGCCTGACGCAAGGGAACTGGAATCCCGGCCGGAGGAGCGCGCCGATCCGATCGGCGACAAGGCCTTCATGCCGGTGAAGGGGCTGGTGCACCGCTATCCCGACCGGGTGCTGCTGAAGGTGGTGCATGTCTGCCCGGTCTATTGCCGCTTCTGCTTCCGCCGCGAGATGGTGGGGCCCGATGGCGACGGCAGCCTGAGCGGGCCGGAGATCGCCGAAGCTCTGGCCTATGTGGCGGCGCGGCCGGAGATCTTCGAGGTGATCCTGACCGGTGGCGATCCCTTCATGCTGTCGGCGAGGCGCGTACGCGACCTGACGCAGGCGATCGCGGCGATCGGCCATGTGAAGGTGATCCGCTGGCACACGCGGGTGCCGGTGGTGGATCCGGGACGGGTCACGCCCGAGTTTGCTCGCGCGCTGCGGGCTCCCGCCGGCAAGGCCGTCTATGTCGCCGTGCATGCCAACCATGCGCGCGAGTTCTCCGCCGACGCCACTGTCGCGCTGGCGAGGCTCGCCGATGCCGGGATCGCGCTGGTCAGCCAGTCGGTGCTGCTGAAGGGGATCAACGACGATGCCGGAACGCTCGCCGATCTGATGCGGGCCTTTCTCGCCAACCGGGTGAAGCCCTACTATCTCCACCATGCGGATCTCGCGCCCGGCACCAGCCATTTCCGCACGACGATTGCCGAGGGCCAGGCGCTGATGCGGGCGCTCCGGGGCCGGCTGTCGGGGCTGGCGCAGCCGACCTATGTGCTCGACATCCCTGGCGGCGAGGGCAAGGTGCCGGTTGGGCCCGCCTATGCGGGCGAGGGCGAGGTCAGCGACTATCGCGGCGGCACCCACCGCTATCCGCCGGACTGA